A genomic window from Pseudomonas alcaligenes includes:
- a CDS encoding PadR family transcriptional regulator, translating to MSLKHAILILLESEPGSGYDLLKRFKEGLGYFWNAKHQQVYQELKKLNEAGWLDCEAQAQETRPDKKVYRLTAAGHAELLRWLGEPVQPNKINDALLVKLFGGAHTSTANLREEMQRHVAVHRKTLDSLLAIERDYQALPIEQRQALRLPYLTLRRGILGEQSWLAWAAEVEAELGSAASAIAGGPAPR from the coding sequence ATGTCGCTCAAGCACGCCATCCTCATCCTCCTGGAAAGCGAACCCGGCAGCGGCTACGACCTGCTCAAGCGCTTCAAGGAGGGCCTCGGCTACTTCTGGAACGCCAAGCACCAGCAGGTCTATCAGGAACTCAAGAAACTCAACGAGGCCGGCTGGCTGGACTGCGAGGCGCAGGCCCAGGAGACCCGCCCGGACAAGAAGGTCTACCGCCTCACCGCCGCCGGCCACGCCGAGCTGCTGCGCTGGCTGGGCGAGCCGGTGCAGCCGAACAAGATCAACGACGCGCTGCTGGTGAAGCTGTTCGGCGGCGCGCACACCTCGACCGCCAACCTGCGCGAGGAAATGCAGCGGCACGTGGCCGTGCACCGCAAGACCCTGGACAGCCTGCTGGCCATCGAGCGCGACTACCAGGCCCTGCCCATCGAACAGCGCCAGGCCCTGCGCCTGCCCTACCTGACCCTGCGCCGCGGCATCCTCGGCGAGCAGTCCTGGCTGGCCTGGGCGGCCGAGGTGGAAGCGGAGCTGGGCAGTGCGGCAAGCGCCATCGCCGGCGGGCCGGCGCCACGCTAG
- a CDS encoding phytoene desaturase family protein — translation MKRTGTRFRPRLAANHYDAIVIGSGIGGLTAAALLSKLGKRVCVLEQHYTAGGYTHSYEREGYEWDVGVHYIGEVHKPWSMIRRVFDVISDGKLEWAPMDAHYDRIVIGEQSYDYVAGRDEFKAEMKRHFPAEAVAIDRYVELLSEVSARVPRFFAGQALPRSLGMLYARLRRLWLPAYFFKSTREVLEGLTSNQELIGVLTAQWGDYGLPPAQAAFVMHAMVAKHYITGGNYPVGGAIRISETIIPLIEAAGGNVFTYAGVDRILVENGRAVGVRLHKDGFEIRAPQVVSCAGLVPTYTRLLEPQVAEAHGLLAPLRQVKLSAATLCLYAGFKGSAAELGLPKTNYWVYPTHDHDHNVSSFESGQNPAMPLIYISFPSAKDPSWDAHYPHKATVEIVAPTLPQWFAPWKGSTWGKRGADYEAFKAQLTEQLLETLYKHQPQLRGALDFCELATPLSTEWFQWNEQGEIYGIDHTVQRFEQHWIHSQTPIKGLYLTGADTVTAGVGGALMAGVLTATRMLGWRGYKVTRLLKGWKANAIVAGDQAAASQQT, via the coding sequence ATGAAACGCACCGGTACCCGCTTCCGCCCGCGCCTGGCGGCCAACCACTACGACGCCATCGTCATCGGCTCCGGCATCGGCGGCCTCACCGCCGCCGCGTTGCTGAGCAAGCTGGGCAAGCGCGTGTGCGTGCTGGAACAGCACTACACGGCCGGCGGCTATACCCACAGCTACGAGCGCGAAGGCTACGAGTGGGATGTGGGCGTGCATTACATCGGCGAGGTGCACAAACCCTGGTCGATGATCCGCCGGGTGTTCGACGTGATCAGCGACGGCAAGCTGGAGTGGGCGCCGATGGATGCGCACTACGACCGCATCGTGATTGGCGAGCAGAGCTACGACTACGTGGCTGGTCGCGACGAGTTCAAGGCCGAGATGAAGCGCCATTTCCCCGCCGAGGCGGTGGCCATCGACCGCTACGTCGAGCTGCTCAGCGAGGTCAGCGCGCGGGTGCCGCGCTTCTTCGCCGGCCAGGCCCTGCCGCGTTCGCTCGGCATGCTCTATGCCAGGCTGCGCCGCCTGTGGCTGCCGGCTTACTTCTTCAAGAGCACCCGCGAGGTGCTGGAAGGCCTGACCAGCAATCAGGAGCTGATCGGCGTGCTCACCGCCCAGTGGGGCGACTACGGCCTGCCACCGGCGCAGGCGGCCTTCGTCATGCATGCGATGGTGGCCAAGCACTACATCACCGGCGGCAACTACCCGGTGGGCGGCGCGATCAGGATTTCCGAGACCATCATCCCGCTGATCGAGGCGGCCGGCGGCAACGTCTTCACCTATGCCGGCGTGGACAGGATCCTGGTGGAGAACGGGCGCGCCGTGGGCGTGCGCCTGCACAAGGACGGTTTCGAGATCCGCGCGCCGCAGGTCGTCAGCTGCGCCGGCCTGGTGCCCACCTATACCCGCCTGCTGGAGCCGCAGGTGGCCGAGGCGCACGGCCTGCTGGCGCCGCTGCGGCAGGTGAAACTGTCGGCGGCCACCCTGTGCCTGTACGCCGGCTTCAAGGGCAGTGCCGCCGAGTTGGGCCTGCCGAAGACCAACTACTGGGTCTACCCGACCCATGACCACGACCACAACGTCAGCAGCTTCGAGAGTGGGCAGAACCCGGCGATGCCGCTGATCTACATCAGTTTCCCCTCGGCCAAGGACCCCAGCTGGGACGCGCACTACCCGCACAAGGCAACGGTGGAGATCGTCGCGCCGACCCTGCCGCAGTGGTTCGCGCCGTGGAAGGGCAGCACCTGGGGCAAGCGCGGCGCCGACTACGAGGCGTTCAAGGCGCAGCTCACCGAGCAGCTGCTGGAGACCCTCTACAAGCATCAGCCGCAGCTGCGCGGCGCCCTGGATTTCTGCGAGCTGGCCACGCCGCTGTCCACCGAGTGGTTCCAGTGGAACGAGCAGGGCGAGATCTACGGTATCGACCATACGGTGCAGCGCTTCGAGCAGCACTGGATCCACAGCCAGACGCCGATCAAGGGCCTCTACCTGACCGGTGCTGATACCGTCACCGCCGGTGTCGGCGGCGCACTGATGGCCGGCGTGCTGACGGCCACGCGCATGCTGGGCTGGCGCGGATACAAGGTGACCAGGTTGCTGAAGGGCTGGAAGGCCAATGCAATAGTGGCTGGAGATCAGGCCGCCGCCAGCCAGCAGACCTGA
- a CDS encoding putative motility protein, with product MELNTSQISAQAAAQASALASLLLLRKTLELQAANASGLVQAATPASTPSNPPNLGNSIDVTV from the coding sequence ATGGAACTGAACACCAGCCAGATCTCCGCACAGGCGGCGGCCCAGGCTTCCGCCCTCGCCTCGCTGCTGCTCCTGCGCAAGACCCTGGAGCTGCAGGCCGCGAACGCCAGCGGCCTGGTGCAGGCCGCCACGCCGGCCAGCACGCCGAGCAATCCGCCCAACCTGGGCAACAGCATCGATGTGACGGTCTAG
- the msrA gene encoding peptide-methionine (S)-S-oxide reductase MsrA, which translates to MVLRSQILAHKLELPSAEQALPGRAEPLAVPAAHYVNGNPLQGPFPAGLQQAVFGLGCFWGAERRFWQQPGVWSTAVGYAGGHTPNPTYEEVCSGLTGHTEVVLVVFDPQLTSYEQLLKVFWEAHNPTQGMRQGNDIGTQYRSAIYCFDAAQRAAAEASLAQFQAELEKAGFGAITTEIADAPPFYYAEAYHQQYLAKNPGGYCGLGGTGVCLPG; encoded by the coding sequence ATGGTCCTGCGTTCGCAAATCCTCGCCCACAAGCTCGAACTGCCCAGCGCCGAGCAGGCCCTGCCGGGCCGGGCCGAACCCCTGGCAGTCCCGGCCGCCCACTACGTCAACGGCAACCCGCTGCAGGGCCCCTTCCCCGCCGGCCTGCAACAGGCAGTGTTCGGCCTCGGTTGCTTCTGGGGCGCCGAGCGGCGTTTCTGGCAACAGCCGGGCGTGTGGAGCACCGCCGTCGGCTACGCCGGCGGCCATACGCCGAACCCGACCTACGAGGAAGTCTGCTCCGGCCTGACCGGGCATACCGAGGTGGTGCTGGTGGTGTTCGACCCGCAGCTGACCTCCTACGAGCAGCTGCTGAAGGTCTTCTGGGAAGCGCACAACCCGACCCAGGGCATGCGCCAGGGCAACGACATCGGCACCCAGTACCGCTCGGCCATCTACTGCTTCGACGCTGCCCAGCGCGCTGCTGCCGAAGCCAGCCTGGCGCAGTTCCAGGCCGAACTGGAGAAGGCCGGCTTCGGCGCCATCACCACCGAGATCGCCGACGCCCCGCCGTTCTACTATGCCGAGGCCTACCACCAGCAATACCTGGCCAAGAACCCCGGCGGCTACTGCGGCCTGGGCGGCACCGGCGTGTGCCTGCCGGGCTGA
- a CDS encoding EAL domain-containing protein, translated as MKSHPDAASRSAAEVVTQLPVPSRLGMLRFERINEPSWTLLFLDPACERQLGVSAGELCALLDSPYASLMEPEARYRLHDEIQLQLLSAAHYSVRYRLHTPNGALHLLEIGEPFQQRGRQLLRGYLLVCTESEQALAEERLQALEEQNHKLKTSLELYQHAQEEHLQHLIRSRAQQSLIVRLARHRYNALDPLREAAELITQAACETYGVARASIWHLRDERLEPVALYRRDIERHELPAPIDARQFPRYLDALHSGRAIDAHNAQRDSRTSELARSYLKPLGIGAILDASIRLGGEVVGVLCLEHIGPPRTWQADEIAFAGELADQFAQVMSNQQRRDATSALFLFQRAVEQSASAFLLFDRDGLVQYVNPSFTAITQYGAEEVQGRRISQLPALENLGDLLFDAQAGLAERSSWQGELRSRRKNLEPYWGQLSISKVYNDDGELTHYIGIYEDITQSKLAQQRIERLAYSDNLTGLGNRPYFIRCLEERFARRDGQAFSLLLVDIDNFKRINDSLGHQTGDKLLANLARRLRNSLGQNTSLARFAGNEFAVLLDGAEPESSLQRAQELLGTLDKPLFVDNQLISVSGSVGLACAPAHGDDPHLLMKHAGLALHKAKANGKHQVQMFTEALNAEANYKLFVENNLRRALTQNELEVYYQPKLCLKSGQLVGLEALLRWQHPEKGMISPEQFISVAEETGLIIPIGKWVVRQACRASLELAALGMGQVQVAINLSAKQFTDPDLVGSIATILAEEQLPAHLLEVELTESLLLEGNDDTRQQVARLKALGLTLAMDDFGTGYSSLSYLKKFPIDVIKIDRSFIKDIPENQDDMEITSAVIAMAHNLKLKVVAEGIETAAQLGFLRRQQCDVGQGYLFDRPIPGRELVHSLRRYPCRGA; from the coding sequence ATGAAAAGCCATCCCGATGCCGCCAGCCGTTCGGCGGCCGAGGTTGTGACGCAGTTGCCGGTGCCGTCACGCCTGGGCATGTTGCGCTTCGAACGCATCAACGAACCCAGCTGGACCCTGCTGTTCCTCGACCCGGCCTGCGAGCGCCAGCTCGGCGTCAGCGCCGGCGAGCTCTGCGCCCTGCTCGACTCGCCCTACGCCAGCCTGATGGAACCCGAGGCGCGCTACCGCCTGCACGACGAGATCCAGCTGCAGCTGCTGAGCGCGGCGCACTACTCGGTGCGCTACCGCCTGCACACGCCCAATGGCGCCCTGCACCTGCTGGAGATCGGCGAACCCTTCCAGCAGCGCGGCCGCCAGCTGCTGCGCGGCTACCTGCTGGTCTGCACCGAGTCCGAGCAGGCCCTGGCCGAGGAGCGCCTGCAGGCGCTGGAGGAGCAGAACCACAAGCTCAAGACCTCCCTGGAGCTGTACCAGCACGCCCAGGAAGAGCACCTGCAGCACCTGATCCGCTCGCGCGCCCAGCAGAGCCTGATCGTGCGCCTGGCCCGGCATCGCTACAACGCCCTCGACCCGCTGCGCGAGGCCGCCGAGCTGATCACCCAGGCCGCCTGCGAAACCTACGGGGTCGCCCGTGCCAGCATCTGGCACCTGCGCGACGAGCGCCTGGAGCCGGTGGCCCTGTACCGCCGCGACATCGAGCGCCACGAGCTGCCGGCGCCCATCGATGCGCGCCAGTTCCCGCGCTACCTCGATGCCCTGCACAGCGGCCGCGCCATCGATGCGCACAACGCCCAGCGCGACTCGCGCACCAGCGAGCTGGCGCGCAGCTACCTCAAGCCACTGGGCATCGGTGCCATACTCGACGCCAGCATCCGCCTCGGCGGCGAGGTGGTCGGCGTGCTGTGCCTGGAGCACATCGGCCCGCCGCGCACCTGGCAGGCCGACGAGATCGCCTTCGCCGGTGAACTGGCCGACCAGTTCGCCCAGGTCATGAGCAACCAGCAGCGGCGCGACGCCACCAGCGCTCTGTTCCTGTTCCAGCGCGCCGTCGAGCAGAGCGCCAGCGCCTTCCTGCTGTTCGACCGCGACGGCCTGGTGCAGTACGTCAACCCCAGCTTCACCGCCATCACCCAGTACGGCGCCGAGGAAGTGCAGGGCCGGCGCATCTCCCAGCTGCCGGCGCTGGAGAACCTCGGCGACCTGCTGTTCGACGCCCAGGCCGGGCTGGCCGAGCGCAGCAGCTGGCAGGGCGAGCTGCGCAGCCGGCGCAAGAACCTGGAGCCCTACTGGGGCCAGCTGTCGATCTCCAAGGTGTACAACGACGACGGCGAGCTGACCCACTACATCGGCATCTACGAAGACATCACCCAGAGCAAGCTGGCCCAGCAGCGCATCGAGCGCCTGGCCTACAGTGACAACCTCACCGGCCTGGGCAACCGCCCCTACTTCATCCGCTGCCTGGAGGAGCGCTTCGCCCGCCGCGACGGCCAGGCCTTCAGCCTGCTGCTGGTGGACATCGACAACTTCAAGCGGATCAACGACAGCCTCGGCCACCAGACCGGCGACAAGCTGCTGGCCAACCTGGCCCGGCGCCTGCGCAACAGCCTCGGGCAGAACACCAGCCTGGCGCGCTTCGCCGGCAACGAGTTCGCCGTGCTGCTCGATGGCGCCGAGCCGGAGAGCAGCCTGCAACGCGCCCAGGAGCTGCTCGGCACCCTGGACAAGCCGCTGTTCGTCGACAACCAGCTGATTAGTGTCAGCGGCTCGGTCGGCCTGGCCTGCGCGCCGGCCCACGGCGACGATCCGCACCTGCTGATGAAGCACGCCGGCCTGGCCCTGCACAAGGCCAAGGCCAACGGCAAGCACCAGGTGCAGATGTTCACCGAGGCGCTCAACGCCGAGGCCAACTACAAGCTGTTCGTCGAGAACAACCTGCGCCGCGCCCTGACCCAGAACGAGCTGGAGGTCTACTACCAGCCCAAGCTGTGCCTGAAGAGCGGCCAACTGGTCGGCCTGGAGGCCCTGCTGCGCTGGCAGCACCCGGAGAAGGGCATGATCAGCCCGGAGCAGTTCATCAGCGTGGCCGAGGAGACCGGCCTGATCATCCCCATCGGCAAGTGGGTGGTACGCCAGGCCTGCCGCGCCAGCCTGGAACTGGCCGCGCTGGGCATGGGCCAGGTGCAGGTGGCGATCAACCTGTCGGCCAAGCAGTTCACCGACCCCGACCTGGTCGGCTCGATCGCCACCATCCTCGCCGAGGAGCAGCTGCCGGCCCACCTGCTGGAAGTGGAGCTGACCGAGAGCCTGCTGCTGGAAGGCAACGACGACACCCGCCAGCAGGTGGCACGCCTCAAGGCCCTGGGCCTGACCCTGGCGATGGACGACTTCGGCACCGGCTACTCCTCGCTGAGCTACCTGAAGAAGTTCCCCATCGACGTGATCAAGATCGACCGCAGCTTCATCAAGGACATCCCGGAGAATCAGGACGACATGGAGATCACCTCGGCGGTGATCGCCATGGCCCACAACCTCAAGCTCAAGGTGGTCGCCGAGGGCATCGAGACCGCCGCCCAGCTCGGTTTCCTCCGTCGCCAGCAGTGCGACGTCGGCCAGGGTTACCTGTTCGACCGGCCGATCCCTGGCCGCGAGCTGGTGCACAGCCTGCGCCGCTACCCCTGCCGCGGCGCCTGA
- the aceF gene encoding dihydrolipoyllysine-residue acetyltransferase: protein MSELIRVPDLGGEGEVIELLVKVGDRVEAEQSILTLESDKASMEVPVPKAGVIKELKVKLGDRLKEGDELLVLEVEGATPAAEPAAAAVAAEAPKAAEAAPAAAPAAAPAAASVQDVHVPDIGTSGKVKVIEVLVKAGDTIEADQSLITLESDKASMEIPAPAAGVVEEVVVKLDAEVGTGDLILKLRVAGGANEAAAAPAAAPAPASEPVHRTPPGAKPEVAAEVGAIAALAAAAAAVTPPVRDGSKVHAGPAVRMTAREFGVDLAAVPGTGPKGRILKEDVQNYVKAMLQKAKDAPAAGATGGAGIPPIPEVDFSKFGPVEEVPMTRLMQVGAANLHRSWLNVPHVTQFDSADITELEAFRVAQKAVAEKAGVKLTVLPLLLKACAHLLKELPDFNSSLAPSGKALIRKGYVHIGFAVDTPDGLLVPVIRDVDQKSLLQLAAEAAELAEKARSKKLSADAMQGACFTISSLGHIGGTGFTPIVNAPEVAILGVSKATMQPVWDGKAFQPRLMLPLSLSYDHRVINGAAAARFTKRLGDVLGDIRTLLL, encoded by the coding sequence ATGAGTGAGTTGATTCGCGTACCCGACCTCGGCGGTGAAGGCGAGGTCATTGAACTGCTGGTCAAGGTCGGCGACCGCGTCGAGGCCGAGCAGAGCATCCTGACCCTGGAGTCCGACAAGGCCTCCATGGAAGTCCCTGTGCCCAAGGCCGGGGTGATCAAGGAACTGAAGGTCAAGCTGGGCGACCGCCTCAAGGAAGGCGACGAGCTGCTGGTGCTGGAAGTCGAGGGCGCTACCCCGGCCGCCGAGCCCGCCGCGGCTGCCGTCGCGGCCGAGGCGCCCAAGGCCGCGGAAGCGGCGCCCGCTGCAGCGCCGGCAGCGGCCCCTGCCGCCGCCAGCGTGCAGGACGTGCACGTGCCGGACATCGGCACCAGTGGCAAGGTCAAGGTCATCGAGGTGCTGGTCAAAGCTGGCGATACCATCGAGGCCGACCAGTCGCTGATCACCCTGGAGTCGGACAAGGCCAGCATGGAAATCCCCGCGCCGGCCGCCGGCGTGGTGGAGGAAGTCGTGGTCAAGCTGGACGCCGAAGTCGGCACCGGCGACCTGATCCTCAAGCTGCGCGTGGCAGGCGGCGCCAATGAGGCTGCTGCAGCCCCCGCGGCCGCCCCGGCACCGGCAAGCGAGCCGGTGCATCGCACGCCGCCGGGCGCCAAGCCCGAGGTGGCCGCCGAGGTTGGCGCCATCGCCGCCCTGGCCGCCGCCGCTGCCGCCGTGACGCCGCCTGTGCGTGACGGCAGCAAGGTGCACGCCGGCCCGGCGGTACGCATGACCGCCCGCGAGTTCGGTGTCGACCTGGCCGCCGTGCCGGGCACCGGCCCGAAAGGCCGCATCCTCAAGGAAGACGTGCAGAACTACGTCAAGGCCATGCTGCAGAAGGCCAAGGACGCCCCGGCCGCCGGTGCCACCGGCGGTGCCGGCATCCCGCCGATCCCGGAAGTGGACTTCAGCAAGTTCGGCCCGGTGGAAGAAGTGCCGATGACCCGCCTGATGCAGGTCGGCGCCGCCAACCTGCACCGCAGCTGGCTCAACGTGCCGCACGTGACCCAGTTCGACAGCGCCGACATCACCGAGCTGGAAGCCTTCCGCGTGGCGCAGAAGGCGGTGGCGGAGAAGGCCGGGGTCAAGCTGACCGTGCTGCCGCTGCTGCTCAAGGCCTGCGCCCACCTGCTCAAGGAGCTGCCGGACTTCAACAGCTCGCTGGCCCCGTCCGGCAAGGCACTCATTCGCAAGGGCTATGTGCATATCGGCTTCGCCGTGGACACCCCGGATGGCCTGCTGGTCCCGGTGATCCGCGACGTCGACCAGAAGAGCCTGCTGCAGCTGGCCGCCGAGGCCGCCGAACTGGCGGAGAAGGCGCGCAGCAAGAAGCTGTCGGCGGACGCCATGCAGGGCGCCTGCTTCACCATCTCCAGCCTCGGCCATATCGGCGGCACCGGCTTCACGCCGATCGTCAACGCGCCGGAAGTGGCGATCCTCGGGGTGAGCAAGGCGACCATGCAGCCGGTGTGGGACGGCAAGGCCTTCCAGCCGCGCCTGATGCTGCCGCTGTCGCTGTCCTATGACCACCGGGTGATCAACGGCGCCGCCGCCGCGCGCTTCACCAAGCGTCTGGGCGACGTGCTGGGCGATATCCGCACCCTGCTGCTGTAA
- the aceE gene encoding pyruvate dehydrogenase (acetyl-transferring), homodimeric type — protein sequence MQDLDPVETQEWLDALESVLDKEGEKRAHYLLTRMGELATRSGTQLPYAITTPYRNTIPVGHEARMPGDLFMERRIRSLVRWNALAMVMRTNLQDPDLGGHISSFASSATLYDIGFNYFFQAPTEEHGGDLIFFQGHASPGIYARAFLEGRISEEQMNNFRREVDGKGLSSYPHPWLMPDFWQFPTVSMGLGPIQAIYQARFMKYLESRGFIPAGKQKVWCFMGDGECDEPESLGAISLAGREKLDNLIFVINCNLQRLDGPVRGNGKIIQELEGVFRGAEWNVNKVVWGRFWDPLLAKDKDGILQRRMDEVIDGEYQNYKAKDGAYVREHFFNSPELKEMVKDLSDQEIWNLNRGGHDPYKMYAAYHQAVNHKGQPTVVLAKTIKGYGTGAGEAKNTAHNTKKVDIDSLKKFRDRFDIPVKDDELESLPFVKAEPGSPEYKYLHERRAALGGFVPQRRTQSFSIPTPPLDTLKAILDGTGDRDISTTMAFVRILSQLVKDKDLGARIVPIVPDEARTFGMEGMFRQLGIYSSVGQLYEPVDKDQVMFYREDKKGQILEEGINEAGAMSSWIAAGTSYSTHNQPMLPFYIFYSMFGFQRIGDLAWAAGDSRARGFLIGGTAGRTTLNGEGLQHEDGHSHIMAATIPNCRTYDPTYGYELAVIIRHGIKEMIEQQQNVFYYITVMNESYQQPALPAGTEEGIIKGMYLLEEDKKEAAHHVQLLGSGTILREVREAAKILRDEFNIGSDVWSVTSFNELRRDGLAVERWNRLHPGQKPKQAFIQECLTGRKGPVVASTDYMKLFAEQVRQWVPSKEYKVLGTDGFGRSDSRKKLRHFFEVDRYWVVLAALEALVDRGEIEAKVLADAIAKFGIDPEKANPLDC from the coding sequence ATGCAAGACCTCGATCCCGTCGAAACCCAGGAATGGCTGGACGCCCTCGAGTCCGTCCTCGACAAGGAGGGCGAGAAACGCGCCCACTACCTGCTGACCCGCATGGGTGAACTGGCCACCCGCAGTGGCACCCAGCTGCCCTATGCGATCACCACGCCCTACCGCAACACCATCCCGGTCGGCCATGAGGCACGCATGCCCGGCGACCTGTTCATGGAGCGGCGGATCCGCTCGCTGGTGCGCTGGAACGCGCTGGCCATGGTGATGCGCACCAACCTGCAGGACCCCGACCTGGGCGGTCACATCTCCAGCTTCGCCTCCAGCGCGACGCTCTACGACATCGGCTTCAACTACTTCTTCCAGGCCCCGACCGAAGAACACGGCGGCGACCTGATCTTCTTCCAGGGCCACGCCAGCCCCGGCATCTACGCCCGCGCCTTCCTCGAAGGGCGCATCAGCGAAGAGCAGATGAACAACTTCCGTCGCGAAGTCGACGGCAAGGGCCTGTCCTCCTACCCGCACCCCTGGCTGATGCCGGACTTCTGGCAGTTCCCCACCGTGTCCATGGGCCTCGGCCCGATCCAGGCGATCTACCAGGCGCGCTTCATGAAGTACCTGGAAAGCCGCGGCTTCATCCCCGCCGGCAAGCAGAAGGTCTGGTGCTTCATGGGCGACGGCGAGTGCGACGAGCCGGAATCCCTCGGCGCCATCTCCCTGGCCGGCCGCGAGAAGCTGGACAACCTGATCTTCGTCATCAACTGCAACCTGCAACGCCTGGACGGCCCGGTGCGCGGCAACGGCAAGATCATCCAGGAACTGGAAGGCGTGTTCCGCGGCGCCGAATGGAACGTCAACAAGGTGGTCTGGGGCCGCTTCTGGGACCCGCTGCTGGCCAAGGACAAGGACGGCATCCTGCAACGCCGTATGGACGAGGTGATCGACGGCGAGTACCAGAACTACAAGGCCAAGGACGGGGCCTACGTGCGCGAGCACTTCTTCAACAGCCCCGAGCTGAAGGAGATGGTCAAGGACCTCTCCGACCAGGAAATCTGGAACCTCAACCGCGGCGGCCACGACCCGTACAAGATGTACGCGGCCTACCACCAGGCGGTGAACCACAAGGGCCAGCCGACCGTGGTCCTGGCCAAGACCATCAAGGGCTACGGTACCGGTGCCGGCGAGGCGAAGAACACCGCGCACAACACCAAGAAAGTCGATATCGACAGCCTGAAGAAATTCCGCGACCGCTTCGACATCCCGGTCAAGGACGACGAGCTGGAGAGCCTGCCCTTCGTCAAGGCCGAGCCGGGCAGCCCGGAATACAAGTACCTGCACGAGCGCCGCGCGGCCCTCGGCGGCTTCGTGCCGCAGCGCCGCACGCAGAGCTTCAGCATCCCGACCCCGCCGCTGGACACCCTCAAGGCCATCCTCGACGGCACCGGCGACCGCGACATCTCCACCACCATGGCCTTCGTGCGCATCCTCTCGCAGCTGGTCAAGGACAAGGACCTGGGCGCGCGCATCGTGCCCATCGTGCCGGACGAAGCGCGTACCTTCGGTATGGAAGGCATGTTCCGCCAGCTCGGCATCTACTCCTCGGTCGGCCAGCTGTACGAGCCGGTCGACAAGGATCAGGTGATGTTCTACCGCGAGGACAAGAAGGGCCAGATCCTCGAGGAAGGCATCAACGAGGCCGGCGCCATGTCCAGCTGGATCGCCGCCGGTACTTCCTACTCCACGCACAACCAGCCGATGCTGCCGTTCTACATCTTCTACTCGATGTTCGGCTTCCAGCGTATCGGCGACCTGGCCTGGGCCGCCGGCGACAGCCGCGCCCGTGGCTTCCTGATCGGTGGTACCGCCGGCCGCACCACGCTGAACGGCGAAGGCCTGCAGCACGAGGACGGCCACAGCCACATCATGGCCGCGACCATCCCCAACTGCCGCACCTACGACCCGACCTACGGCTACGAGCTGGCGGTGATCATCCGCCACGGCATCAAGGAGATGATCGAGCAGCAGCAGAACGTCTTCTACTACATCACAGTGATGAACGAGTCCTACCAGCAGCCGGCCCTGCCGGCCGGTACCGAGGAAGGCATCATCAAGGGCATGTACCTGCTCGAAGAGGACAAGAAGGAGGCCGCCCACCACGTGCAGCTGCTGGGCTCCGGCACCATCCTGCGCGAAGTGCGCGAGGCGGCGAAGATCCTGCGCGACGAGTTCAACATCGGCTCGGACGTGTGGAGCGTCACCAGCTTCAACGAACTGCGCCGCGACGGCCTGGCCGTGGAGCGCTGGAACCGCCTGCACCCGGGGCAGAAGCCCAAGCAGGCGTTCATCCAGGAATGCCTCACCGGGCGCAAGGGCCCGGTGGTCGCCTCGACCGACTACATGAAGCTGTTCGCCGAGCAGGTGCGCCAGTGGGTGCCCAGCAAGGAGTACAAGGTGCTCGGCACCGACGGCTTCGGCCGCAGCGACAGCCGCAAGAAGCTGCGTCACTTCTTCGAGGTGGACCGTTACTGGGTGGTCCTGGCCGCGCTGGAAGCGCTGGTCGACCGTGGCGAGATCGAAGCCAAGGTGCTGGCCGATGCCATCGCCAAGTTCGGCATCGACCCTGAAAAAGCCAATCCCCTGGACTGCTAA